The genomic region GCTTGCCGTCGGCCCCCTTGGGGTAGCCGGCTTCGTCCAAGACTTTGTTGGCTTCGTCCACGTTGAGCTTGGTCCAGCTGCAGTTGTCCTTGACGGCCGGGTTCTTCCACTTCTCGTAGTTGCCGGAAAGGCCGGTGCAGTCGGCGGGCTGGGCGTAGCCGCTCATCCCGATCTTGGTCACTTGGTCGCGGTCCACGGCCATGCTGAGCGCCTTGCGCACCTTTGGGTCGTTAAACGGAGCCTTGGTGGTGTTGAGCTGCCAATTGATCATGGCACCCGTGGGCGGGAACCAGTAGTGGCGGTGCTCCTTATCTTTGGAGATGAAGGTCTTCTCGATGTTTGGGATGAACTGGGTGGACCAGTCGACATCCCCGTTGACGCTGGCCAGATTGGCTGCGTCGTTGCCGGACATTGCAAGCATCTTGATGCCAGCAATCTTCTGTTTTTCCGGCTGCCAGTAGTTGGGGTTTTTCTTGAGTGCGTAGGACTGAGCCTGGAAGGAATCGACCTCCGTGTAAGGTCCTGTTCCCACGGGCGTGGCGTTGGGGTACTTCGCCGGGTCGGCGATCGCAGACCAGATGTGCTTGGGCAGAATGGGTAGCTGGCCCACTTCGTAGAGCGCCGGAGACCAAGGCTTGTTGAAGGTGAAGGTCACCTTGTTGGTTCCCTCGGCGGTGGCGCCGACGAGGTACTCGTAGCCGCCCTTGAGCTTCTTCTGCAGCTCGAACGTGTAGGCGACGTCGTCGGCCACGAGTGGCTTGCCATCGGACCACTTCACACCGTCGCGCAGGGTGAACGTGATGGATTTGCCGTCAGCAGCAGTCTTCCATTCGGTGGCGAGCCACGGCGTCGTGTCTCCCTTGGCCGGGTTGAAGACCAACAGGGGTTCGTAGATCGCCTGGTTGACCATGGGATTCACCGCGGGCGCAAAGGGATTGAAGTTGCGGTCGAAGGTGCTCATGTCTTCCCGTGGGATGGTGAGCATGGCGTTCGCGTTCGCTCCGGCGTCGGTGCCGGCGGACTTGTTGACGGTGGCTGCACAGCCTGTTGCAGCATTGCGCCTACCGCCAGCCCGGCCGCGGTGATGCGGGCAGACCTCAGGTATCGGGGTTGTGTCATGATGGGTATCTCTTTCCTATCTTCATCAGCAAGGTGAAGGGGTGGGTAAGGGGTTTGCTCTTCGAAACTTGATTTCGCGGTCAGACGGAAGAGCGTTCTAGCAGCGGACAGTCGACCATTTGCTGGTCGGCAGTGATCGGCTGTCCTGCTGTCAGAGCGGCGAGCGTCTGGACTCCCAGAGCGCCCATTTTTTCGAATGGCAACGCAACCGTGGTCAGCTTTGGCCTGAGGTAGGCCGCAATGAGTTCCTGGTTGTCGAAGCCGATCACGGCGATGTCTGCGGGGATGGTCAGTCCCCGTTCCTTGATGGCGTCGTAAGCGCCCATCGCCATGCGGTCGTTGAGGCAGAACAGTGCGGTTGGCCTGTCCTGCTTGGGGTAACGGTCCAGGATTTCGCACGCCGCCTCGTAGCCGCCGTCCGCCGTCGCATGCCCGGATACCACCAGTTCCGGATCCAGTTCCAGCCCGGCGCCGGCGAGTGCGTCGCGTGCACCCTTCAAACGCCCGACGGCCGCGGGAATGTGCGGGTCCAGGTTGATGACTCCGATCCTGCTGTGGCCGGCTTGGAGCAACCGCTCGACGGCGACCCGGCCGCCGGCGCGCTCGTCCGGGACGATCGAGGGCAGCTTCCCGTCCGCGTCGAAGCAGTTGATGAGGACCGTGGGCACCTCGTGGGCGCTTTCCGGAACATGCACGCCGCGGTGGTATGTTGCCGCGTACAGAAGTCCTTCCACTCGTTGTTCCAGCAGCTTTTCGGTGGCTGCGTCTTCCAGGCCCTGGTTGGGCCCTACGGCATCGGCCTGGTCGGAAGGCGCGATGAGCAGGAACCGGTGGTCAAGCCAGGCTTGGTCCTGGGCGCCCTTGATGATGTCCACTGCGAACGGGGCCGTAACGATCTCGGTGACGATTCCGTACCAATCACTGCGCTGGGAAGCCAGTGCGCGTGCTCCGGCATTCGGGCGGTAACCCAGTGCCTGCACGGCGTCGTTGATGCGGGTGCGCGTTTCCTCGGAAATGCTGGCGTTTTCGCGGTTGCTCAGCACGAACGAGACCGCTGTCCGGGAGACGCCGGCGTGCTTGGCGACATCACTCATGGTGACACCCCGCTGCCGCACAGCCGCGGCTTTGTTGGGGGTCGTGGTCTTCGCCATTGAATGCTCCGGTGGTCTTCGTCGATCCTGGGTGTGTAGTGCCAGGGTGGGGCTGAGTTGTCCCGCGTTTGCGGTGAGTAACGCGGGTTACCAACAAGATGTGAGCAAGATTACTCGCGTTACTAGAAGGCTGTCAAGGACTTGAACGGCAGGACGCCCTGTCATTGCCATAGTCGTCTGGAGCCGTTGGCGTCTGCAGCAGAGCGGACACCCACCCACGTCTCCCTGGCGACTTGTTCGACGAGGCCGTGGCCCTTGTCATCGGGCACCTCCACGGCCCGTGGTGCGCAGAAGCCGCTCGACTACCGGTCACGGTGGTCGAAGAACTGAGATCCTTTATCGCTGAATTAGCGACCTCAGGCGTCGGCGTGCAGCTCGGCAAGCAGGGGAGATTCTGCCTAGGTAGACACCTCCTAAGTCAACATTCACTGGCGAGAAAATCTGGAAGTTTATATGGATTCAAAACAGGGCGATTTCGTGCATTTCCGGAGGTCAAAGCCATTTCTGCTACCCATCTCCGGCTAATAGTTTGTGACCCATAATCACTTTTTGAGGTATTCGATGCGCCGATGAGACTTCAATCGGCCGCGAACTTGAATTGACCAGCATCGGGCCGCGGTACTTGAGAGTCGCATCTTGGGGGGAGAGCAGCCCACCGTCGGTACATATGCTGTTCCACGAACCTGCAGTTGCTCACCGGCTGATATCAAGCTGGTCGGAGCAAGGCTCCCTTGAAGCTCCCTGGGGCAGAGAAGATCCCCAAAGTGGGCATCGTTGAGCGGCATTGGGCTTCCCGTCCGGAACCTGTTTATCTCGGATCCCGGAAGTCTCCGCACCTTCTTCTGCCATCTCATCCGTAGCGGGTGATCGGACCGGGTTGTCGCTCGAACAGCTCGGGAAAGAAAGCCCCGTAGTAAGGAACCACCTCCAAAGTCAACAATTACTGGCGAATTTTGGGGGATGGGTGTCGCAGGACTCCGCGCCGCCTGACTAAGTACAGCGGCTGTTCAGGTGGAATTTTCGCCACCCATCCCGGACTTGGGAGTTGGTGCGGACTCTGACTGTCCTCAGGTTATGCTTATGCGTCGCGGGGGTGAGGAGTTCACGACTCCAGGCACAGCGGGTCACGAGGTCGCGGCCAAACATGTGTCCGTCTACGACGTCGCGAATGCCGTCGGCCCGTGCCTGTACAGCGATCCAGGCTTCCGTCCGAAAGCGTGCGGAAGGTCGAGACACCGTGCCGGCTCCTGCTGTCTAGGCACTGAACTTCAACCTGGGCACCAGCGGTGCTGATGTGGTTCCGGGCCTGGAACCGGTCAGAGGCATTCCGCACGGTTCAGCGGCTTGCCCGCAAAGCCGGCGTAGAAGGACATCAGCCCGCACGGTCTGCGGCACATTGTCTGCGCTTAGTTCCCCTGTTGCGATAAGCCTTTGAGGTGGGCGGCCCCTCGGTGTCTGGGCTTTGCGTGACAGTAGTGTGGTGTTTCTATTGTCAGAGCTCGTGATTATGAGTTTCTTCTCGTCGCAACGCTGGCAGTCCTGGGATCTCGAGTACAGGCCGGTGATCCCGGAGGGTATGCCGGTGCTGGTCGATGACGACTTGCTGTTCGAGGACGGTCCGGCTGCACCGCGGCCCGCGACACTGGTGAACAGATGGAAGGCCGGGTTGAGCCGGTACGCCGAGCGCCGGGCGGCCGGACCCGTGAAGGGCAGGTTCGCGGCGACGACGTGGGGCCAGCACATGAGCATCCTGTCGCTGTTCTACCGGTGGGCGATTGATGAGGAGTATGCGTCCGCCGAGCCGTTCACCTACCGGTCGGCGCGGGCTCTGTTCGCCGGCACCGGACGGAAGGTAAAGGTGAACCTGGCGGTGCGTGTATGCCGCGCTAAAAAAGGACGGTGCTGGGACGGACATCTGTTCCACTCCACAACCCGGTGTGGTACGAATGGGACGAGCGCACGGAACCGGCTTGCAACTTAGTGTTGGTCCGAATATTTGGAAAGGTAAGGACTAAAGTGCTTTCACTCGGAGTTGTTCTACTAATCCTTGGTTATATTTTCAACATTGGAATCCTGATAACTATTGGGTGGATTCTGGCTGTTGTCGGCCTCGTGCTTTTCGTGCTCGGTGCAATCGGACGCCCTCTTGCCGGAAGACGGTACTGGTACTAATCGCGCCCCGCGCCGCTACAGGGACCGCGCCAGTCCTCCCCGTATACATATTGCCTGGAATGTAATGGGCTGGGGACGTCCCTGGGGGTCCACCAGCCGCTGTTTAGCGCGACGTGGCGATCCCGCCACAGTCTGGGCACTCGTAAATAAGCCACGCAACACCGACCGGGTGTGGGTCCATATGTACGGGATCTGCACGGTCGACTTGATCGCCGTGCCAGGGGCCGATTGAAAGCCGAGAACCTTGCCTGAACAGGGGAAACGTGGGCCTGAACCGACCCACCTCGGTTGAGGCGGCGATCCATGAACTGGTGGATCTTGCTTGGAATCTTGTCTACGACCTGCTTCAAGAGCGGGGCTTGCTGGGCGACGGGCTGGACCTCGAGGAATACACCGGGATCCACTCCTGGGTGGACGGCCTCACCCGATGCACCGTGGTCCACTCGAGGTCGGTGGCCGTCCTGTTCCTGGACACCCGGCCTGTGGACGCCATCGTGTTCCATCACGACCTGCTCGGCGCCGACGACCCGAAAAGCTTCCTTACTCTGTAGGTCTACGTGCCTCACTGGGAGCGTCCGGCGACATGCTGGCGCATAATATGCAATGGGTGGCCGGTCAGTTCCCGGGCCATTCTCCGGTCCAACGTTCGAAGAGCCGCGCTCCGCCGCGGTCGATGAGCGTCTTTATCACAGCGTAAATAGCGCCCTGTATGGCGGCGGTGATGAGGATCTCTTTCAGCGCATAATCGGTGGACAGGGGGTTGGGTGCCTCGCCCCGGTCGCCTGGGGCGGCGTGCTTCCACACCTGTTTGAAGATTTGGCCAGCGATGATGCCGCCGATCATTCCTGAAGCCAGCCCGATCGGCCGATACAGTTTCGCTGGCTTGCTGGTGGGTATCTTGACCATGACATCCCTCGGGTACAACAGGGGCCGGCCGCTCGAACGCGGCGCCGGGTGGCTACCCAAATTACTCCAAACACCGCCACGGCGTAACCCGTTCAGGCGTGGTCGTGGTCCATTCCAGCGAAATTGCGTCCTGTTCGTGGACAGCCGTCCGGTGGACGCGATCGTCTTCCGCCACGACCTGCTAGGCGCCGACGACCCGAAATAATTCTTCACCGTTCCGGGGTGAAGTCGGAATCTCGTTTTAGTCCGTCGTTCATGTGCCCGCTACTGCCCGCTGGTAGTGTCCGGTCATGGACGAACTACTGATAACTCCAACCGCGACCGCCGAATCCCTTGCCGGCCGCAAGGGATTCGACGAGAACTTCCTTGGCCATCCCGTCCCGCTGCCTGCTCTGGCCGGAACGGAGACAAGCCTGCTTCCCTACACGCACTTCTCAGTGCTGATGCGCCCGGACAAGCGCCTCGCAGCCGTCACCGGCGTGGGCATCGACGGCAGCACGCTGATGGACCTCGACCGCGCAGGAATCCCCTGGAAGCTCGATCCCCGTCTTGCCGCGGACCAGCAGACCAACACTGGTCCTTCCTGAGAACTTCTCTACAAGAACAAGAACGCTCCGTGGGCTCGTTGGGAACGGAAACAGTTCGCCGTTTAGCGTCATGCCCCTTGCCCCCTGATTACGACTTCTTGGCCGTATTTGGCCAGTCTTGGTGGAGAGCCGATTTTCCGCCCGGTCAGGGTTCCCGTGGGGGCCACTGCCTAGGCCCGACGTTATGTAGGTCTTACTCATGACATTTATCCCGGGTACCTTGAACCATGAAGAGTTGGAGCGTTGGGGCAAGGACATTGTTCTTGCTAGTTATTTTCGGGCCTCTCGATTCTTTTGCGGGTGTTACTTCCCGACGACGTAGGTACGACGGGGGTCACGGTTCTTGGGCTGACTTTTGCTGCGTATTTGGTCACTATCGTTCTTCTGCACCGCAGGAGATCAGCTCCTCCGCAAGATTAGTGGCTTAAGGTCCGTAGAAGGTTGGCCTTATGAGGACAGCCCCGTACTCGAGACAACTTCCCCCACGAAAGCTCGAGAGCTGCGGAGTATGCTCGGGCCATGCTGCGAGCTCTAGCAAGGGCCAAGAAGACGAATTGGCAGTGGATTATTGGGATAAGTGTTTCTCCACTTGCCTTAGGAAGCTGCGCGATGATCCCAGGAGAGGCAAACGTCACCCCCGGCAAATCTGACCGCTGGGTCGTAGGCGTGGCCGGCCCGAGGAGCGGCGTGATAGACCCGTGCCTCGAATACCCGATTATCGAGGAGTCAATTCAAAGTGCAAATCTGCCGTCGACGCACTTGAGCATCAAACTTCGCGAAGCGGCGAAAGAAGAAGATGCTGAGCGTATCGCAGACTGCCTTCGACGCCGCCTAAAAAGCGGCGACGTATCCATCATTAGCCCCAAGACCTGAAGCAGCCGGCGGGACTGACCCAACTGCCCGGTCAGCGTTCTTGAAATGAGGACTTGGCGGGCCGTCATGGACTAGACCTCTGCAACTGTTCCAGCTGGGGTTCGACCAACGGGCACCAAGGGCACGCTGATCGACCGTCTAACGGGCGGTCGCAACCTGGGGCCGGCCCACCGATGTCATTTTCCGAAGTCGTCTGCACGGAACGTCAGGAGTCCTCTGCACTACAGGAACAGCTCATCTGGGGCGGGGCGGGTCGAGCAAGGATCCAGCGGGCCCGCCTGATTGGTGGTGCGGCTTGGCTAATTCGTTGGTGAGGCGTGCATGCCACAATGAGGCCCATGACTCGAATCCTCATGATCGGCATCCACGCGCGAGCCCTCGACTATAGCAAGCTGCCTCCTGGCCTCGACGAGGCCACGATGACCGAACGGATCGAAGCGGGGTTCGGGGCCACTACGGCCGCCGGCTTCGACGCCGTCAACTGCCTGATCGGCACCTCCCCGGACGAGGCCGAAGCAGAGATTCGCTCGGCGTTCGGTCGTGATAGTTTCGGCCTCGTGATGATCGGGGGCGGCATCAGGATGATCCCGGAGTACACCGAGCTCTTCGAACGGATCATCAACGTGTGCAATGCGGTATCGCCCGGAATCACCTTCTGCTTCAACACATCGCCCGAGACGACTCTGGACGCGTTGGAGCGTCACGCCCAGCCGTGAACGTCTGCGACGCGATCCGGTGCGTCGACTAGCCTCGGCGTTTCGTGTCGGCGGTCATGAGATGCGCCTCTGCTCACGTGCGGCTGCGATGTATTGGGAATAGGTGCTCGCCTTACGGGCACTGTTGCGACAGGGAGCGACCAAAAAACGCCGCCACAGAGCGACCAACTCCACACGTGCAGTGTTTCGTGCAAAGGTCAGTGTCGGCGTTCCGCGAATTGGCGCGGCGTCAGGAGCCGCGGACGATGCGGTGTGGCCAGCGCACGAATACGACCGTTACTGGTCACGCTCACTCGCGGCGGCGCCCGGTAAAGGATCCCTCTGCGGGCTGCCGGGTGACAAATAGCGCCGCGAAAAGAACGCCATTTATCGCTGCGATTCACAGACTTTTTTCGGAGGCTTGCCGAATGCAGGTCAGAAACGGTCGTTTTTGACCCGGAAGCCGCCTCTGCTGGGTTGTCCCGGCATGATGGTGGTTGACGGACCGGACAGGTATAGGTATGGGGACACCGCAAACACGAGAGAAACGCGAGGGCCGATTCGCGGCCCTCTACACCGATGCCTATACAGATGTGCTGCGGTTTGTGCAGAGACGGGCCGGGCCACACCGCGCAGAAGACGTCGTCCACAAAGCATTCTTGGTTGCCTGGCGGCGATTCGACGATGTGCCGGCGGGTAGGGATGACGCACGTGCCTGGTTGTTTGGCACAGCCAGACACTGCCTGCTCAACGACCAGCGAAGCCAATTCAGACAGGGCGCCCTCGAAGTGAGAATCGCTGAAGTGACGAAGGGAATCACCGAATCAGAGGATGATCTGGTTGCCTTCCACGTGGATCTGTCCCGTGCCTGGCAGCAACTACGCCCGGAAGACCAGGAAGTCCTCTCTCTTGCCATTTGGGAGAATCTTTCCTCCCCGCAAGCCGGCAGGGTGCTCGGGATTACCGCAGCCACCTACAGGATCCGCCTCTACCGGGCCCGGCTCGTACTGCGCCGGATCCTCAAACACACGACCTCCACGGCGTTCGACCCAGACTATTCAGTTACGGAGCAACTGACATGAAGACTGACACGCACCTCAACGCACTGCGCGCCCTCGATCCGGCCCCGCTTGTAGCAACCGACCCGACCGCCCGGCTTCGGTCCGAGGCCAGACTGCAGCAAATCCTGGCCACTGACACCATGTCCGGCCCCCATCGCCAGTCCCGTCCGGTCCGGCGCCGTGTCCTGATCGCTTCGGCAGCTGCGGCTCTGCTCGTGGGCGGAATCGTATTGGCGGACATTGTAAGGCCTAGTGGTCCGGGAGCAACCGCTGAAGCAGCCGAGGTCCTGAACAACGCGGCGGCAGCAACCATCCAGACCTCCGACCCGGTGGTGGGACCCGGCCAGTACCTGAAAATCGAGACGACGGAGCTCACCGGCGGAGGCATGCAAGCGGCCGATGGAAGTGACATTTCCTGGCAGGAAACGACGGGCGGGCACGTCTATGTTCCGGCAGACAGGGAAGGGGAATGGGTCTGGAACCGTGAAGAGCGTGTCCCCCTTGAGTCCTCCAGTGAAGCCGCTAAGGCCGCAGCAGCCGAGATACGAAAACGGAATGCCTCATCACTGTGGCCGGAAGGGCAGCCCCGCCCGGTCGGGATTCAGCGTGCCCCAGGAGGTGCCTTCTACGGGAACCAGCCAACACTCATTATCGGCACACCTCTCAAGGAAGCCGGCAGTCTGCCCAGGGATCCACAG from Arthrobacter globiformis harbors:
- a CDS encoding ABC transporter substrate-binding protein; translated protein: MLTIPREDMSTFDRNFNPFAPAVNPMVNQAIYEPLLVFNPAKGDTTPWLATEWKTAADGKSITFTLRDGVKWSDGKPLVADDVAYTFELQKKLKGGYEYLVGATAEGTNKVTFTFNKPWSPALYEVGQLPILPKHIWSAIADPAKYPNATPVGTGPYTEVDSFQAQSYALKKNPNYWQPEKQKIAGIKMLAMSGNDAANLASVNGDVDWSTQFIPNIEKTFISKDKEHRHYWFPPTGAMINWQLNTTKAPFNDPKVRKALSMAVDRDQVTKIGMSGYAQPADCTGLSGNYEKWKNPAVKDNCSWTKLNVDEANKVLDEAGYPKGADGKRTLKDGTPFEFKISVGASSSDWLSVANVISQNLQAVGVTAKVDSPDWASVVAGYEQGTFDSGIVWSANDPSPFKYLNNAMGSATVKPVGTKTFDNYHRFGDPKADALLQDFVAAGDEAKQKDVAYKLQEEYNDAAPLVPLFSGPEWGDYTDVHFTGWPSQDNPYATLSDRSPTTVLILTTLEPRK
- a CDS encoding LacI family DNA-binding transcriptional regulator, with translation MAKTTTPNKAAAVRQRGVTMSDVAKHAGVSRTAVSFVLSNRENASISEETRTRINDAVQALGYRPNAGARALASQRSDWYGIVTEIVTAPFAVDIIKGAQDQAWLDHRFLLIAPSDQADAVGPNQGLEDAATEKLLEQRVEGLLYAATYHRGVHVPESAHEVPTVLINCFDADGKLPSIVPDERAGGRVAVERLLQAGHSRIGVINLDPHIPAAVGRLKGARDALAGAGLELDPELVVSGHATADGGYEAACEILDRYPKQDRPTALFCLNDRMAMGAYDAIKERGLTIPADIAVIGFDNQELIAAYLRPKLTTVALPFEKMGALGVQTLAALTAGQPITADQQMVDCPLLERSSV
- a CDS encoding DUF4235 domain-containing protein, with the translated sequence MVKIPTSKPAKLYRPIGLASGMIGGIIAGQIFKQVWKHAAPGDRGEAPNPLSTDYALKEILITAAIQGAIYAVIKTLIDRGGARLFERWTGEWPGN
- a CDS encoding RNA polymerase sigma factor → MGTPQTREKREGRFAALYTDAYTDVLRFVQRRAGPHRAEDVVHKAFLVAWRRFDDVPAGRDDARAWLFGTARHCLLNDQRSQFRQGALEVRIAEVTKGITESEDDLVAFHVDLSRAWQQLRPEDQEVLSLAIWENLSSPQAGRVLGITAATYRIRLYRARLVLRRILKHTTSTAFDPDYSVTEQLT
- a CDS encoding CU044_5270 family protein, with the translated sequence MKTDTHLNALRALDPAPLVATDPTARLRSEARLQQILATDTMSGPHRQSRPVRRRVLIASAAAALLVGGIVLADIVRPSGPGATAEAAEVLNNAAAATIQTSDPVVGPGQYLKIETTELTGGGMQAADGSDISWQETTGGHVYVPADREGEWVWNREERVPLESSSEAAKAAAAEIRKRNASSLWPEGQPRPVGIQRAPGGAFYGNQPTLIIGTPLKEAGSLPRDPQALLDIIYDRTKGAGKSPEAEAFVTIADGLRTGVVPADLRAALYKAAALIPGVTVGTGRQQSTAEPASLSASPPDGGTRRDIIIDPTSGLVIGEQDVLLKDYPGAPAGTVSTWTSVKTSVVNAAP